From one Anabas testudineus chromosome 21, fAnaTes1.2, whole genome shotgun sequence genomic stretch:
- the LOC113173267 gene encoding olfactory receptor 51I2-like has protein sequence MNNNSLNPYYFEFTVFSDYGSLRYLFFCLCLLIYMTIISANLVIVLTVCVEKSLHQPMYIFICCLSLNSLYGSAGFFPRFLMDILSDTHFISRPSCFIQIYVIYTYKGHELNILTVMSYDRLVAICQPLHYHSKMTLRTVLCLLVFAVLYPVCMFAYFLYLSISLSLCGNRLNHIYCTGWSIHLLACVDKVVNNITGQLIAVTSIFIPLFFVLYTYLRILLVCRRCSSEFRGKALQTCLPHIVTFVNFCMSVFIEISLTLYKLNEVNIFVFVALSLEFLIVPPISNPLIYGLNLPQIRAVIIRSVKIH, from the coding sequence atgaacaacaacagtctGAATCCTTATTACTTTGAGTTCACTGTGTTCTCAGACTACGGCTCCCTCAGatatcttttcttctgtctctgtctgttgatcTACATGACTATAATCTCTGCTAATCTTGTCattgttctcacagtctgtgtggagaagtctctgcatcagcccatgtatattttcatctgctgtctgtctttaaactctctGTACGGCTCAGCCGGCTTCTTCcccaggttcctgatggacatacTGTCTGACACTCACTTCATCTCACGTCCGTCCTGTTTTATTCAGATATACGTTATTTATACCTATAAGGGACATGAGTTGAATATCCTCACTGTCATGTCCTATGATAGATTAGTAGCTATTTGTCAGCCTTTACACTATCACAGTAAAATGACTCTTAGGACAGTGCTATGTCTTCTGGTTTTTGCTGTGTTGTACCCTGTATGTATGTTTGCCTACTTTCTCTATTTGTccattagtttgtctttgtgtggaaATAGACTGAACCACATTTATTGCACTGGCTGGTCTATACATCTGCTCGCCTGTGTGGACAAAGTTGTAAATAACATAACAGGACAATTAATAGCTGTGACTTCCATCTTTATCCCCCTGTTCTTTGTCCTGTACACCTACCTGCGtattctgcttgtttgcagGAGATGTTCATCTGAATTCAGAGGAAAGGCGTTACAGACCTGTCTGCCACACATAGTGACATTTGTCAACTTTTGCATGTCGGTTTTCATTGAGATTTCACTGACTCTTTATAAGCTTAATGAAGTAAatatctttgtctttgttgcttTATCTCTGGAGTTTCTGATTGTTCCACCCATAAGTAACCCTCTAATTTATGGCCTGAATCTGCCTCAGATCAGAGCAGTGATTATTAGATCTGTAAAGATTCATTGA
- the LOC113173615 gene encoding olfactory receptor 6K3-like, translated as MNNNSGTPSYFEFTVFSDYGSLRYLFFCLCLLIYMTIISANLVIVLTVCVEKSLHQPMYIFICCLSLNSLYGSAGFFPRFLMDILSDTHFISRQSCFIQMYVVHTYEGHEMTLLTVMSYDRLVAICQPLHYHRKMTFRTVLCLLVFAVLHPVCILIYFFYLSISLTLCGNKLNRMFCTSWAVVQLSCVDTTVNSKIGQFLAVTSIFTLLFFVLYTYLRILLVCKRSSSEFRGKALQTCLPHIVTFVNYCISVFCVFLLTRYKIDEDNPFVIAVLSLEFVIIPPINNPLVYGLNLPQIRAVILRYVNIR; from the coding sequence atgaacaacaacagtgggaCTCCCTCCTACTTTGAGTTCACTGTGTTCTCAGACTACGGCTCCCTCAGatatcttttcttctgtctctgtctgttgatcTACATGACTATAATCTCTGCTAATCTTGTCattgttctcacagtctgtgtggagaagtctctgcatcagcccatgtatattttcatctgctgtctgtctttaaactctctGTACGGCTCAGCCGGCTTCTTCcccaggttcctgatggacatacTGTCTGACACTCACTTCATCTCACGTCAGTCTTGTTTTATTCAGATGTACGTTGTTCACACGTATGAAGGGCATGAGATGACTCTTCTCACTGTCATGTCCTATGATAGATTAGTAGCTATTTGTCAGCCTTTACACTATCACAGGAAAATGACTTTTAGGACGGTGCTGTGTCTTCTGGTTTTTGCTGTGTTGCACCCTGTGTGTATTTTGATCTACTTCTTCTATTTGTCCATCAGTTTAACTTTGTGTGGAAATAAACTGAACAGGATGTTTTGCACCAGCTGGGCTGTGGTTCAGTTGTCCTGTGTGGACACAACTGTGAACAGTAAAATAGGTCAGTTTCTAGCTGTGACTTCCATCTTCACCCTCCTGTTCTTTGTCCTGTACACCTACCTGCGTATTCTGCTTGTTTGTAAGAGAAGTTCATCTGAATTCAGAGGAAAGGCGTTACAGACCTGTCTGCCACACATAGTGACATTTGTGAATTATTGTATCTCAGTGTTCTGTGTATTTCTACTGACTCGATATAAGATTGATGAAGATAATCCATTTGTCATTGCTGTTTTATCTCTTGAATTTGTGATCATTCCTCCCATCAATAATCCACTAGTTTATGGCCTGAATCTGCCTCAGATCAGAGCAGTGATTTTAAGATATGTGAACATTCgctaa